Below is a genomic region from Spartinivicinus marinus.
TATTTCAGCTGCTTATATAAGCTAATGGTATGAACCTTCAGGTAGTCTTGTTACTCGAATGATCTATACATGAGCAGATTACTGTCTCCCCATGGATGGCTAATTGTAGTAATACCATGTTTAAACATGAAACATGGGCGAAGAGGGTGTTGCAAGTCCAGTAGTTTTGCGACAGCCTCCTAATGGAGGGGATTATGAAGAAAAGCATTATTATCGGTGCAGCTCTTGCTAGCCTGTTAATGTCAGGTTCGAGCTACGCCATTGATATTAGTGTCAGTGTTGGTGTGGGTAATGCCCGGATTTTTGCAAGCAGTCATCATAGCAGGCCCTATTATGTTGATCGGGTACGCCATGTTCACCGCCATAGTGCCCATTGTGGTCACTTCAAGCCAAGACACCATTATCGCAACCATCGCAATCGCCATTACCGCCAACGGCATGGCTATTATGAACAACGACGTTACCACCAGCCCAGACGCTATTATCGTGAGCCAAGTGGGGTTATTTATTATCGGTCAAATAATCAAGGTCGATATCCCGTAAAGCAGTATCATGGTGGTGGGGTCTATAAAGGCAAAACCATTCGCTATTTACCTAATGGTACCGTGATCGAAAAACGCCGGTATTATCGGTATTAGTATTAATAGTTAGTGGGCCATGCGCAAAAGAAGGTAACAACTTTACGCATGGACCACTAGAGATACTTTTAATCGCTAGGGCGAGAGCGGATCAATCAGCAGCATCTATTAAATCATCATTTCGACAACTATTTTTTAGGTGGCCTTTACGAGTTGGCATGGCAATGAGTGCACCGACAACAATTGCTATACAGGCAAATAATACGTTGATAGTGGCTGTTGCTTGATTAAATAGAATTAAAATAATAGTTGATATCAATGGGGTGCTATAGGCAAGTACACTTAATAATTGCAAATTACCGTGTTTTACTCCGTGATCCCAAGTAAAAAAGGCGATTCCAATCGGGCCAATACCTAAACCAATAATACTCAACCATTGAAATAAATTCAGTTGCCAGTTTGCCTCTTCTAACAATAAGTGAAAAATGGTTGCTAGCAATGCGACACAGCCACAAAATAACCCCACCGTGTCCGTTGGCACATTTTTAATAAATCGACTGGCAACTGAATAGCCAGACCATATTAAGGCACACCCAAATGCAGCAATATAGCCAATACTATATTGTAAATTTAGGCTGGCGTTATTATTGCTAATTAACAGCCAGCAGCCAAAAAAGGCAACAATTGCCCCAACAATATAGCGTTTTAATAATGTTTCATTGGGTAATAGTGAGGAAAATAATACGATAAACAAAGGCCATAAATAGCTTATTAAACTGACATCGACGATCGGTGCGTTTTTAATCGCAAAAAAATAACATAAATGAAAACCAAATAACCCTCCAATCCCTATAAACCAGGCTAACGGAGGCTGTTTAGCAATAGTTATTAAAGACTGTTTGAAAATAGCCCACTTAGTGAGCATGAGTAAAAATGCAATACCAAAGGTTAGCGCCAATAATTGAAAAGGAGGAATAGGGCCGGCTAATTGCGACAATAATGCTAAGGTTCCCCATAAAATGATTGATATCGAGCCAACAATGGTGGATTGCCATTGAGTGAGTTGCATATAAAAACTACCTGATTCGCTTGAAGGTGTAGAGATGCCCTTTAGATTATTCCAAGCAGGCAGGGTTTGTCTTTGCCGAAAAGGTGTTTTACTTTGCTGATATGGTGGTGAGATAACAATATATTTGGGCTAGCGGTAGTAACGAGGAGCATGACCAAAGTACCGACGAAAACGATCACTGAAAGCTGATAAATTACTATAACCCACGGACTCTGCTATTTTTTGGATGGGCAAATTAGAAGTTCTCAATAGGTGTTGTGCTTGTTCCATCCGGAGTTGAAGCTGGTAATGAAGCGGGGGTAAGCCATAAGCCTTTTTGAATACGGTTGATAACTGTCTAGGGCTGAGGTGAACCAGTGCAGCGAGTTGCCCAAGGGTGAGGTTTTCAGTATAGTGGGAGTCAATGTATTGCTTCACCAAAGTGGCTCTTGAGTCTGCTTTTAATAAGCCGTTATTTCCTTGCTCGTGTAGTAACTGTATCAGCAGCTGTATCATTGAGCTTAATATCGGTGTATTTGGACTCATTTGATGAATAGCCAGTTCCTGGTTTAAAAATTGAGCATAATTAGCAATGCTGTTATTCATTGGAATCACAGAAGGCAGTTGTTCAATCAAATATGAAAAGCTACTTGGAACGTCAGCGACTAAAAATAGATTGCCTGCCTGACCTTCAAAGGTATGGTCAGCACCCGCAGGGATAATCGCACAATGCTGTTGATTCACCCATTGTTCATTCCGATTTAGCTTTAAATACAATTGCCCCGCAACCGGTAAAATTAGTTGATGAAAGTCATGATGGTGGGTAAGTGCACCTGCTTGGTATCGTCTTTGCTCTAGGACTAGGGTAGATGAGTCATTCATGGTACGGCTAATGTGAGTTTTTTTTACTATACCTGACATGAGGTGATGTTTGAACCATTTAGCCC
It encodes:
- the yddG gene encoding aromatic amino acid exporter YddG; this encodes MQLTQWQSTIVGSISIILWGTLALLSQLAGPIPPFQLLALTFGIAFLLMLTKWAIFKQSLITIAKQPPLAWFIGIGGLFGFHLCYFFAIKNAPIVDVSLISYLWPLFIVLFSSLLPNETLLKRYIVGAIVAFFGCWLLISNNNASLNLQYSIGYIAAFGCALIWSGYSVASRFIKNVPTDTVGLFCGCVALLATIFHLLLEEANWQLNLFQWLSIIGLGIGPIGIAFFTWDHGVKHGNLQLLSVLAYSTPLISTIILILFNQATATINVLFACIAIVVGALIAMPTRKGHLKNSCRNDDLIDAAD
- a CDS encoding AraC family transcriptional regulator, encoding MNDSSTLVLEQRRYQAGALTHHHDFHQLILPVAGQLYLKLNRNEQWVNQQHCAIIPAGADHTFEGQAGNLFLVADVPSSFSYLIEQLPSVIPMNNSIANYAQFLNQELAIHQMSPNTPILSSMIQLLIQLLHEQGNNGLLKADSRATLVKQYIDSHYTENLTLGQLAALVHLSPRQLSTVFKKAYGLPPLHYQLQLRMEQAQHLLRTSNLPIQKIAESVGYSNLSAFSDRFRRYFGHAPRYYR